CAGGCTGACTTCTTAAGTTCATGGAACGGATTTCAAACAGGATATGTGTTTCTCCATCTACTTCAACCAAAGGAATAAGCACAGAAGACCGTTTAAAATGCTGATGTCCCATTAATGCCGGCGTACGATCTTTTAGTTCGTTTAGAATATGTTCAATCTGCATACCGTATCCTTCCTCCCAGTCATTTGTACTATCCTCTATTCTATTATGCTTTTTGGTTACTGTCATGTATATCGATTAGAGGTTGCCTGCAAAACTTCTTTGTAGAAAGGTATGTATGCAGGTTGACACTTATTCTTATAGATAAGAAGATAAGATACAAGGTAGGTAGTTAATAAAATAAGAAGGAGAGGTGTGAATAAGATGAAGCATGCGATTTACCAAATGGATATTATTCCCGGTGATCCGGAGCGTAACCGGAAACGCATCAGAAAATGGCTGGCAGAACGGGTGGAAAAGGATAAGCCGGATGTGATTGTTCTCCCGGAAATGTGGACGACAGCATATACATTGGAGCAACTAGAGGAAATTGCGGATTTGGATGGAGAACCGACACGAAGCTTTTTAAAAGAGTTGGCTAAACAATACCATGTGCATATTATTGGCGGGTCTTTTGCCAATAAAGTAGATGGCGCTATCTACAATACAGCGCTTGTTGTTAATCATGCTGGAGAAGAGGTATATACGTACGATAAAATTCATCTGGTTCCGATGTTAAATGAACCGGCGTATTTAGCAGGCGGAAAAAGGCAAGCGCATGTATTTGAACTGGATGGTGTGAAAATGGGATTACTTATTTGCTATGATCTCCGTTTTCCGGAATTAGCTAGGGAGTTGGCTCTAGCTGGAGCCGAAGTGATTTATATAGTAGCCGAATGGCCATCTGCACGTAAGGACCATTGGAAGGCACTCCA
The nucleotide sequence above comes from Oceanobacillus timonensis. Encoded proteins:
- a CDS encoding carbon-nitrogen family hydrolase, translated to MKHAIYQMDIIPGDPERNRKRIRKWLAERVEKDKPDVIVLPEMWTTAYTLEQLEEIADLDGEPTRSFLKELAKQYHVHIIGGSFANKVDGAIYNTALVVNHAGEEVYTYDKIHLVPMLNEPAYLAGGKRQAHVFELDGVKMGLLICYDLRFPELARELALAGAEVIYIVAEWPSARKDHWKALQLARAIENQCYVISSNRVGEYDSVSFCGTSLVVDPWGNIIKEGSENNEETLVETITVSNVDRIRKEVPVFASRVPEMYKGWTQ